The following are encoded together in the Robertmurraya sp. FSL R5-0851 genome:
- a CDS encoding YczE/YyaS/YitT family protein, whose amino-acid sequence MFIHRLLFYVGGLAILTLGASLTIKADLGAGPWDSLNVGLTHLLGLTVGGWSIIIGLLLIFLNALIKKTMPEVSCAITVAISGIFIDGWLLFVFDAFHPVGFYPKLISLSSGILLISLGIATYIQARWPLSPIDDFMIALKERYKITLGTAKTIGEVLALCFAILLHGPIGLGTFAVALGLGPFIAFFSLMWERVLIKKW is encoded by the coding sequence TTGTTTATACATCGATTATTGTTCTATGTTGGTGGACTTGCTATTTTGACTTTAGGTGCTTCTCTGACCATAAAAGCGGATCTTGGTGCTGGCCCTTGGGACTCGCTCAATGTTGGATTGACTCATTTGCTTGGGCTCACAGTAGGTGGTTGGTCCATTATTATTGGTCTACTGTTAATCTTCTTGAATGCCCTAATTAAGAAGACGATGCCCGAAGTGTCATGTGCCATAACGGTTGCTATTAGTGGGATTTTTATCGATGGGTGGCTATTATTCGTGTTTGATGCCTTTCATCCAGTTGGATTTTATCCTAAGCTAATCAGCCTTAGCTCAGGAATCTTACTCATTTCATTAGGGATAGCTACGTATATACAGGCTAGATGGCCACTGAGCCCCATTGATGATTTTATGATTGCCTTGAAGGAGAGATACAAGATTACTCTTGGAACAGCCAAAACGATAGGTGAGGTCCTTGCCTTATGCTTTGCCATTCTTCTTCATGGTCCGATTGGTTTGGGCACCTTTGCTGTGGCACTTGGTCTTGGGCCGTTTATTGCTTTTTTTAGCTTGATGTGGGAAAGAGTGTTAATTAAGAAATGGTAG
- a CDS encoding DUF4083 family protein, which produces MGDLLFQILSMLLMVGFVTVFIYILVSYLNRSKKPSSSAMEEKLDRIIELLEQERKRE; this is translated from the coding sequence ATGGGAGATTTGTTATTTCAGATATTATCCATGCTATTAATGGTCGGGTTTGTTACGGTATTTATTTACATACTTGTGAGCTATTTAAACCGCTCGAAGAAACCATCATCTTCAGCGATGGAAGAAAAACTTGACCGTATTATCGAATTGCTCGAACAGGAGAGAAAGAGGGAATAA
- a CDS encoding SE1561 family protein — MGNKVSDKNSQVTFLKQRLNMFIEVLDAIEPENTELEDIDRLIEMIDDLESKCREFNNRDQ, encoded by the coding sequence TTGGGTAACAAAGTAAGCGATAAAAATTCACAGGTTACATTTTTAAAACAACGACTAAATATGTTTATTGAAGTATTGGATGCGATTGAACCAGAAAATACCGAGCTGGAAGATATCGATCGTCTGATTGAAATGATTGACGATTTAGAATCAAAATGCCGAGAATTTAATAACCGTGATCAATAA
- a CDS encoding recombinase family protein: protein MATVQKKLVAIYVRKSRLKDSDSMEISRQLELLTDYAEKNNMEYEVFSEEGSTEDWNRPEFQRMLMELRRNIYDGVLCTDQDRITRDRTDFGLFVRFMKAEALQLYTLNKTYNFMNDEDIFVTGIQSEMDNHFMRMTKRKLRRGRIQAIKKGVYFGIAPYGYAKDEQKHLLPHPTEAKIVEDIYRMYVEEGLNQAEICEQLTLRGIKTRSGKNFTPRATSLILSNVAYRGVVHYELEGEDVIHVEEAHPALVDAYTYKKAQEIRAGRRTIPQQSQRGVYTLSKLLVCPNCGQTLSFCNKYVKKSARRALDKSQRELYLLNCFSSKSQRAKQEFKGEKCKNNATKASRVEEAVFNELKQHLTDLDSRIEAIIAGDNSFLSNVARKQQELTLQYNKLNEQKKRVQDGFKAGIYEQDEATEEIKAIKEQQLNIEEELQGLEGADAKSEVDKHKKARAKIEMLLSMDTDANPVKANKLLLDVIDKVYYWKEQSDRDGKTKPFEIKVVYKDWD, encoded by the coding sequence ATGGCAACAGTACAAAAAAAATTAGTAGCTATCTATGTCAGAAAGTCAAGGCTCAAGGATTCAGACTCTATGGAGATAAGCAGGCAGCTAGAGCTACTTACTGACTATGCAGAAAAGAATAACATGGAGTATGAGGTATTTTCTGAGGAAGGTAGCACTGAGGATTGGAATAGACCTGAGTTTCAAAGGATGCTCATGGAGCTGAGAAGAAATATTTATGATGGAGTCCTTTGTACAGATCAGGACAGGATAACAAGAGACAGAACAGATTTTGGACTCTTTGTAAGGTTTATGAAAGCTGAGGCTCTACAGCTGTATACATTGAATAAGACTTATAACTTTATGAATGATGAGGATATATTTGTAACAGGTATCCAGTCAGAAATGGATAACCACTTTATGAGGATGACAAAAAGAAAGCTCAGGAGAGGAAGAATACAGGCTATCAAGAAAGGTGTTTACTTTGGGATTGCTCCTTATGGCTATGCAAAAGATGAGCAAAAGCATCTCCTCCCTCATCCTACTGAGGCTAAGATTGTAGAGGATATTTATAGAATGTATGTAGAGGAAGGGCTTAATCAAGCTGAGATTTGTGAGCAGTTGACTCTCAGAGGGATTAAAACAAGGTCAGGAAAAAATTTCACTCCAAGAGCTACCTCCCTTATCCTGTCCAATGTAGCCTATAGAGGTGTAGTACATTATGAGCTAGAGGGAGAGGATGTTATCCATGTAGAGGAGGCTCATCCTGCTTTAGTAGATGCATATACTTACAAAAAAGCTCAGGAGATTAGAGCTGGTAGGAGAACTATTCCTCAACAGTCTCAAAGAGGAGTATATACTTTGTCTAAGCTACTTGTATGCCCAAACTGTGGGCAAACTTTATCTTTCTGTAATAAGTATGTTAAAAAGTCAGCTAGAAGGGCTTTAGATAAATCTCAGAGAGAGCTGTACCTGCTTAACTGTTTTAGCTCTAAGTCTCAGAGGGCAAAACAAGAGTTTAAAGGAGAAAAATGCAAAAATAATGCTACAAAGGCATCTAGGGTTGAGGAGGCTGTATTTAATGAGCTAAAACAGCATCTTACTGACCTTGACAGCAGGATTGAGGCTATTATTGCAGGAGATAACTCTTTCTTGAGTAATGTAGCTAGAAAACAGCAGGAGCTAACTCTTCAATATAACAAACTGAATGAGCAAAAGAAAAGGGTACAGGATGGCTTTAAGGCAGGTATCTATGAGCAAGATGAGGCTACTGAGGAGATTAAGGCTATTAAAGAGCAACAGCTAAATATTGAGGAGGAATTACAGGGCTTAGAGGGAGCAGATGCTAAGTCTGAGGTAGATAAGCATAAGAAAGCTAGGGCTAAAATAGAGATGCTCCTTTCTATGGATACAGATGCTAATCCTGTAAAAGCTAATAAACTGCTCCTTGATGTAATAGACAAAGTTTACTACTGGAAAGAGCAGTCTGACAGAGATGGAAAGACAAAACCCTTTGAGATTAAGGTTGTATATAAAGATTGGGATTGA
- the cax gene encoding calcium/proton exchanger, whose translation MANKVFLILVFIGVPLSVVGTMMHWSSIIMFIIYCLTIIALSSFMGRATESLAIVTGPRVGGLLNATFGNAVELIISVFALKAGLTGVVLASLTGSVLGNLLLVAGLSFFVGGLKYKRQTFNVFDARHNSGLLMFAVIVAFVIPEVFSMTMEQTEKMSLSVGISVILILLYLAALFFKLVTHRGVYQTSHEGEEHEEEVPEWGRNKAIGVLFIATLAVAYVSENLVHTFEVVGETFGWTELFIGVIIVAIVGNAAEHASAVIMAYKNKMDIAVEIAVGSTLQIAMFVAPALVLVSLFFPTPMPLVFTIQELIAMASAVLLSIIIANDGESNWFEGATLLAAYFIMGIGFYLL comes from the coding sequence ATGGCAAATAAAGTGTTCTTGATATTGGTCTTTATTGGTGTACCGTTATCTGTGGTCGGCACCATGATGCACTGGTCGAGTATTATCATGTTCATCATCTACTGTTTAACGATTATTGCGTTATCTAGTTTTATGGGGAGAGCGACCGAAAGCTTGGCTATTGTTACCGGTCCTCGAGTGGGGGGCTTATTGAATGCGACCTTTGGCAATGCGGTGGAGCTCATTATTTCTGTATTTGCGTTAAAAGCAGGATTAACGGGTGTCGTGCTTGCCTCATTAACCGGTTCTGTACTAGGCAACCTTTTGTTGGTGGCAGGACTTTCGTTTTTTGTTGGAGGACTAAAATACAAAAGACAAACCTTCAATGTGTTTGACGCAAGGCATAATTCGGGATTATTAATGTTTGCTGTGATTGTAGCCTTTGTGATACCGGAAGTATTTTCAATGACCATGGAACAAACGGAAAAAATGTCCTTAAGCGTTGGGATCTCCGTGATATTAATTCTTTTATACTTGGCGGCGTTATTTTTTAAGCTGGTTACTCACCGTGGAGTCTATCAAACCTCTCATGAAGGGGAAGAACATGAAGAAGAGGTACCGGAATGGGGAAGAAACAAAGCAATTGGAGTTTTATTTATTGCCACACTCGCTGTTGCTTATGTTTCTGAAAATCTAGTTCATACCTTTGAAGTAGTCGGAGAAACCTTTGGATGGACCGAGCTTTTCATCGGGGTTATTATTGTGGCTATAGTTGGAAATGCTGCCGAGCACGCATCAGCGGTGATTATGGCTTATAAAAACAAGATGGATATTGCGGTAGAAATTGCGGTGGGTTCGACGCTGCAAATTGCGATGTTCGTTGCACCAGCACTCGTGTTAGTGTCGTTATTTTTCCCAACACCGATGCCATTAGTGTTTACGATTCAGGAGCTGATTGCGATGGCGTCCGCTGTGTTATTGTCGATCATCATTGCAAACGATGGAGAATCCAACTGGTTTGAAGGAGCGACATTGCTAGCTGCCTATTTTATTATGGGGATTGGATTTTACTTATTATAA
- a CDS encoding YfkD family protein has protein sequence MRKLLYALVVGFLFSLLSFSTIHAEKPAAPETKKEKQQQVQIPNSVLNITKENTYPNPTQDMPTLQPSELTKDLIESSKVKIENPELIRMLNETTVNSTPFAVGYRAIIYLGQWPLNYESSETAPNWEYQKINTNYVDNRGGNTNYQMHYVQEMQKIVRGGLTSKVANAEDVKKMMLLKAAEKTGLPLAFETVVGGGTKKDQVYNVPPKRLGYLYGYAPAVNEKGKVTYGEVYIMLKGSKKMIVVKNVTSQGIGAWIPVQDHMAFGFIAPDKPR, from the coding sequence ATGAGAAAGTTATTGTATGCGCTAGTCGTTGGCTTTCTTTTCTCGCTCTTATCTTTTTCCACCATTCACGCTGAAAAACCAGCTGCACCTGAAACAAAAAAGGAAAAGCAACAACAGGTTCAAATTCCAAACTCAGTACTAAACATTACAAAAGAAAATACATATCCTAACCCAACGCAGGATATGCCGACCTTGCAACCTAGTGAACTAACTAAGGATTTAATTGAATCTTCTAAAGTGAAAATTGAAAACCCAGAATTGATTCGCATGTTAAATGAAACGACTGTGAATAGTACACCGTTTGCTGTCGGTTACCGTGCAATCATTTACTTAGGGCAGTGGCCGTTAAATTATGAATCAAGCGAAACGGCACCGAACTGGGAATATCAAAAAATTAATACGAATTATGTAGACAATCGTGGTGGAAACACAAACTACCAAATGCATTATGTACAAGAAATGCAGAAAATTGTACGTGGTGGCTTAACCTCAAAGGTGGCTAATGCAGAGGATGTAAAGAAAATGATGCTATTAAAGGCTGCTGAAAAAACAGGTCTCCCTCTGGCATTTGAGACCGTCGTAGGTGGAGGAACGAAGAAGGATCAGGTATACAATGTACCGCCGAAACGCCTTGGTTACCTGTATGGATACGCACCAGCTGTGAATGAAAAAGGAAAGGTCACTTACGGTGAAGTGTATATCATGCTTAAAGGCAGCAAAAAAATGATTGTAGTGAAAAACGTAACGTCGCAAGGAATTGGCGCTTGGATTCCTGTTCAGGACCATATGGCATTTGGATTCATCGCACCAGATAAGCCGAGATAA
- the yfkAB gene encoding radical SAM/CxCxxxxC motif protein YfkAB has protein sequence MNKQATKPKITIKNDAWEAYLDVKQYGKSVLSSIEFTTTHLCNMRCRHCAVGHTLTNKDSKALPLELLLQKLDEIPTLRTMSITGGEPMMSLKSVENYVLPLLKYANERGIYTQINSNLTLDLDRYKLIAPYLDVLHISHNWVTEDEFIDTGFAMMERKPTREQRKALFDRMISNSKALSDMGVLVSAETMLNNRTVPHIEKIHKQVVDEMGCMRHEIHPMYDSGFAGMTASPNKQDSLPSMYPSDFASNLEVLGLDEIRQAIQRLLDFRNENVWMLFGTLPFYACNTSEEDQALLQKLYRAKNVTVRNDPDGRSRLNINIFTGDVIVTDFGDTPPLGNIQTDELPGIFNKWLETDLAKSLSCHCPAARCLGPNVLVKNSYYKGIDFSTRKALI, from the coding sequence ATGAATAAACAAGCAACCAAACCCAAAATCACAATTAAAAATGATGCTTGGGAGGCTTATCTAGATGTAAAACAGTATGGAAAATCAGTTCTATCCAGTATAGAATTTACTACTACTCATCTCTGTAACATGAGATGTAGACATTGTGCTGTAGGACATACCCTTACAAATAAAGACTCTAAAGCCCTTCCTCTAGAGCTATTACTGCAAAAGTTAGATGAGATTCCTACCTTGAGGACTATGAGCATTACAGGTGGAGAGCCAATGATGTCCTTAAAATCAGTAGAAAATTATGTATTACCCTTATTGAAATATGCTAATGAGAGAGGCATCTATACTCAGATAAACTCTAACCTAACATTAGACCTAGACAGATACAAGCTCATAGCACCTTATTTAGATGTATTACATATCTCTCATAACTGGGTAACAGAGGATGAGTTTATAGATACTGGCTTTGCTATGATGGAAAGAAAGCCTACTAGAGAGCAAAGAAAAGCATTATTTGACAGGATGATAAGTAACTCTAAGGCTCTATCTGATATGGGAGTTTTAGTATCTGCTGAGACAATGCTAAATAACAGGACAGTACCTCATATAGAAAAAATACATAAGCAGGTAGTAGACGAAATGGGATGTATGAGGCATGAGATTCACCCTATGTATGACAGTGGATTTGCTGGTATGACTGCATCACCTAATAAGCAAGATTCATTACCTTCTATGTATCCTTCTGACTTTGCATCAAATCTAGAAGTTCTCGGGCTAGACGAAATTCGCCAAGCGATTCAAAGATTACTTGACTTCCGAAACGAAAATGTATGGATGCTGTTCGGAACGTTACCATTCTATGCGTGTAACACAAGCGAAGAAGATCAAGCTCTCTTACAAAAGCTTTATCGTGCAAAAAACGTAACTGTCCGCAATGATCCCGATGGTCGTTCACGACTGAATATAAATATTTTCACAGGGGATGTCATCGTAACGGATTTCGGTGATACTCCACCACTTGGAAATATCCAAACCGATGAGTTACCTGGCATTTTTAATAAATGGCTTGAAACGGATTTGGCAAAAAGCTTAAGTTGCCATTGCCCAGCCGCTCGCTGCCTTGGACCGAATGTGTTAGTGAAAAACAGTTATTATAAAGGCATTGATTTTTCTACACGTAAAGCTCTTATTTAA
- the pdaA gene encoding delta-lactam-biosynthetic de-N-acetylase: MKKLLAILFSLLLSFSTIVSASVSNAPIHWGFKKSSNEEPVEAGKEYDELLEKYGAFYKGDPKKKVIFLTFDNGYENGYTAKVLDVLKKEKVPAAFFITGHYLESASDLVKRMADEGHIVGNHSYYHPDMTTVSDERFYRELEKVRAGTEEITGVRHMVYLRPPRGVFSERTLLKAKEMGYTHVFWSLAFVDWYRDDQKGWQYSYNNVMKQIHPGAVLLLHTVSKDNADALETIIKDLKKKGYTFKSLDEYTRGEAMKDPIFKIRKRNK, translated from the coding sequence ATGAAAAAGCTGTTAGCCATCCTTTTTTCCTTATTGCTTAGCTTTTCGACCATCGTCTCAGCAAGTGTCTCCAATGCTCCGATTCACTGGGGCTTTAAAAAATCTTCAAATGAAGAACCGGTCGAAGCCGGAAAAGAGTATGATGAGCTGTTAGAGAAGTACGGAGCCTTTTATAAAGGTGATCCAAAGAAAAAGGTCATATTCCTAACATTTGATAATGGCTATGAAAATGGGTACACAGCCAAAGTGCTTGATGTGCTGAAAAAAGAGAAAGTGCCTGCCGCCTTTTTCATAACGGGTCATTACTTAGAAAGTGCCTCTGACCTTGTGAAGCGGATGGCGGATGAAGGTCATATTGTTGGCAATCATTCGTATTATCACCCAGATATGACGACCGTAAGCGACGAAAGATTTTATAGAGAGCTTGAAAAAGTTCGTGCAGGTACCGAAGAAATAACCGGTGTTAGGCATATGGTATACCTTCGCCCACCTCGAGGGGTGTTTAGTGAACGCACCCTATTGAAGGCAAAGGAAATGGGCTACACCCACGTTTTCTGGTCTCTCGCCTTTGTTGACTGGTACCGCGACGACCAAAAGGGCTGGCAGTATTCCTATAATAATGTGATGAAGCAGATTCATCCGGGAGCAGTATTGCTATTGCATACAGTATCTAAGGACAATGCGGATGCGCTAGAAACAATCATTAAGGATTTAAAAAAGAAAGGTTATACTTTTAAAAGTTTGGATGAGTACACTCGTGGTGAGGCAATGAAGGATCCGATCTTTAAGATTCGGAAACGAAATAAATGA
- a CDS encoding FumA C-terminus/TtdB family hydratase beta subunit: MNIEKFQESMYQLIVETSTKLPKDVRRAIRAAKEKESAGTRSAMSLATITNNIKMADDNVSPICQDTGLPTFKIKTPVGANQIVMKKAIKEAIAQATKDGKLRPNSVDSLTGDNSGDNLGEGTPVIKFEQWEKDYIDVRLILKGGGCENKNIQYSLPAELEGLGRAGRDLDGIRKCIMHSVYQAQGQGCSAGFIGVGIGGDRTSGYELAKEQLFRSVDDVNPNEDLRKLEEYVMDHANELGIGTMGFGGETTLLGCKVGVINRIPASFFVSVAYNCWAYRRLGVEVNPETGEINSWMYQEGENVDFAAKQEAQAQTAASQETENRVVTLEAPITEEQIRELQVGDVVKINGMMYTGRDAIHKYLSDHDAPINLDGQIIYHCGPVMLKDEEGKWHVKAAGPTTSIREEPYQGDIMKRFGIRAVIGKGGMGLKTLAALKEHGGVYLNAIGGAAQYYADCIKSVEGVDLMQFGIPEAMWHLKVEGFTAVVTMDSHGNSLHQDVEKSSLEKLAKFKERVF, translated from the coding sequence ATGAATATCGAGAAGTTTCAGGAAAGTATGTATCAACTCATCGTAGAAACATCAACAAAGCTACCAAAGGATGTTCGACGTGCCATTCGTGCGGCGAAGGAAAAAGAGAGCGCAGGTACACGCTCAGCGATGAGCTTAGCAACGATTACAAATAATATTAAGATGGCAGACGACAATGTGTCGCCAATCTGTCAGGATACAGGGCTACCAACGTTTAAAATTAAAACGCCTGTTGGAGCCAACCAAATCGTGATGAAAAAAGCGATTAAAGAAGCAATTGCTCAAGCAACTAAAGACGGAAAACTTCGTCCAAACTCAGTTGACTCTCTTACGGGTGATAACAGTGGAGACAATCTAGGAGAAGGTACCCCTGTTATTAAGTTCGAACAATGGGAAAAGGATTATATCGACGTGCGCCTCATCTTAAAGGGTGGCGGTTGTGAAAATAAAAATATTCAATACAGCCTTCCAGCAGAGCTAGAAGGACTTGGTCGTGCTGGACGAGATCTAGATGGCATTCGTAAATGTATCATGCATTCAGTATACCAAGCACAAGGACAAGGCTGTAGTGCTGGTTTTATCGGTGTCGGTATCGGGGGAGACCGAACATCTGGTTATGAGCTAGCAAAAGAGCAACTATTCCGTTCAGTAGATGATGTGAATCCTAACGAAGATCTTCGAAAATTAGAAGAGTACGTGATGGATCACGCTAATGAATTGGGAATTGGTACGATGGGCTTTGGTGGGGAAACAACTCTCCTTGGTTGTAAAGTAGGTGTCATAAACCGTATCCCTGCGAGCTTCTTCGTATCAGTAGCTTATAACTGTTGGGCATATCGCCGTTTAGGAGTAGAGGTGAATCCAGAAACAGGTGAGATCAACAGCTGGATGTACCAAGAAGGTGAGAACGTAGATTTTGCTGCGAAACAAGAAGCGCAAGCACAAACAGCTGCATCTCAAGAAACAGAGAATCGTGTGGTTACTCTTGAAGCTCCTATCACAGAAGAGCAAATCCGTGAACTTCAAGTGGGCGATGTTGTCAAAATTAATGGCATGATGTACACGGGGCGCGATGCTATTCATAAATATTTGTCTGACCATGATGCACCGATTAACCTTGACGGACAAATCATTTACCACTGTGGACCGGTTATGCTAAAGGATGAAGAAGGCAAATGGCATGTAAAAGCGGCTGGACCAACAACCAGTATTCGTGAGGAGCCTTACCAAGGAGATATTATGAAGAGATTTGGTATCCGTGCGGTTATTGGAAAAGGCGGAATGGGTTTAAAAACTCTAGCTGCGTTAAAAGAACACGGTGGTGTGTACTTGAATGCAATCGGGGGAGCAGCCCAATACTATGCAGATTGTATAAAATCGGTTGAAGGTGTAGACCTGATGCAATTTGGAATTCCAGAAGCGATGTGGCATTTAAAAGTAGAAGGGTTTACAGCAGTCGTGACAATGGATTCTCATGGGAATAGCTTACATCAAGATGTGGAAAAATCATCTTTAGAAAAACTGGCTAAATTCAAAGAACGAGTCTTTTAA
- a CDS encoding chloramphenicol phosphotransferase CPT family protein codes for MKGNIIFLNGVSSAGKSTLSKEIVKFLPNYFHFSVDDFDTIIERMEERGTDRLIPVPTETFFHRSIAMFSDQGIHLIIDHVLHDQETITDAYHTLKDYPIYFVGVHCPVEELERRELARGDRRIGQARLQLQFVHQQKEAYDIEVDTFNNGTEASAKAIAEFILANEASLGFSK; via the coding sequence ATGAAGGGGAATATTATCTTTTTAAATGGTGTATCAAGTGCAGGGAAAAGCACTTTGTCAAAGGAAATCGTGAAGTTTCTTCCTAACTATTTTCATTTTAGTGTGGATGACTTCGATACGATTATCGAAAGGATGGAAGAACGCGGGACAGATCGTCTAATTCCTGTCCCGACAGAAACGTTTTTCCACCGGTCGATTGCCATGTTTTCCGATCAAGGCATTCATCTCATAATCGACCATGTGCTGCACGATCAAGAAACGATAACAGATGCCTATCATACATTGAAAGACTATCCCATCTATTTTGTAGGTGTTCATTGTCCTGTGGAGGAACTGGAAAGAAGAGAATTGGCACGTGGCGATCGAAGAATTGGACAAGCAAGACTACAGCTTCAGTTTGTTCACCAACAGAAGGAAGCCTATGATATTGAAGTGGATACTTTTAATAATGGTACGGAGGCGAGTGCTAAAGCAATTGCCGAATTTATTTTAGCTAACGAAGCTTCACTCGGTTTTTCTAAATAA